A single Populus alba chromosome 7, ASM523922v2, whole genome shotgun sequence DNA region contains:
- the LOC118047910 gene encoding probable prolyl 4-hydroxylase 9 produces the protein MRGKACKENWRFYKKPNLGFPALILSCSFFFIAGLFASNLLLSQGTSSDERWLRARARQLQSVEEEIISKYDLLPSGESGDDFITLIPFQVLSWRPRAVYYPGFITAEQCQHIINMAKPSLQPSTLALRKGETAETTKGIRTSSGMFVFSSEDQAGVLQVIEEKIARATMIPSTHGEAFNVLRYEIGQKYDAHYDAFNPAEYGPQTSQRVATFLLYLSNFEEGGETTFPIENDENFEGYDAQKCNGLRVKPHQGDAILFYSIFPNNTIDPASLHASCHVIKGEKWVATKWIRDQVQV, from the exons ATGAGAGGCAAAGCTTGTAAGGAAAACTGGAGGTTTTATAAGAAACCAAACTTAGGCTTCCCTGCTCTGATTCTCTCATGCTCATTTTTCTTTATTGCCGGCCTGTTTGCCTCAAATCTTCTTCTCTCTCAG GGTACATCAAGTGATGAGAGGTGGCTGAGGGCAAGAGCAAGGCAACTCCAATCAGTGGAGGAAGAGATCATTAGCAAGTATGATCTATTACCAAGTGGAGAGAGTGGAGATGATTTTATTACCCTAATCCCGTTTCAG GTTTTAAGCTGGAGGCCGCGAGCAGTATATTATCCAGGTTTTATAACCGCAGAGCAGTGTCAGCACATAATTAATATGGCAAAGCCAAGCCTTCAGCCTTCAACTTTGGCTTTACGGAAGGGAGAAACAGCAGAAACCACGAAGGGAATCAGAACAAG CTCtggcatgtttgttttttcttccgaAGACCAAGCTGGAGTCCTACAAGTCATCGAGGAAAAAATTGCTCGGGCCACCATGATTCCAAGTACTCATGGAGAG GCTTTCAATGTCCTGCGCTATGAGATTGGCCAAAAGTATGATGCTCATTACGATGCGTTCAATCCTGCAGAATACGGGCCCCAAACGAGCCAGAGG GTGGCCACATTCTTGCTGTATCTATCTAATTTTGAAGAGGGCGGGGAGACCACATTTCCGATTGAG aatgatgaaaactttgaagGATATGATGCCCAGAAATGCAACGGTTTAAGGGTAAAACCACATCAAGGGGATGCAATTCTGTTCTACTCAATATTCCCTAACAACACAATTGACCCA gcATCTCTTCATGCAAGCTGTCATGTAATCAAAGGGGAGAAATGGGTGGCTACTAAGTGGATTAGAGATCAAGTACAAGTTTAA